Proteins encoded by one window of Enterobacter hormaechei subsp. xiangfangensis:
- the nirD gene encoding nitrite reductase small subunit NirD → MSQWVNICNINDILPATGVCALLGNEQVAIFRPRHDEQVYAISNIDPFFEASVLSRGLIAEHQGELWVASPLKKQRFRLTDGRCMEDESFSVKHYDVRVKDGKVQLKG, encoded by the coding sequence ATGAGCCAGTGGGTAAACATCTGCAATATTAACGACATTCTGCCAGCAACCGGCGTCTGTGCCCTGCTGGGCAACGAGCAGGTGGCGATTTTCCGTCCTCGCCACGATGAACAGGTCTATGCCATCAGCAATATCGACCCGTTCTTCGAGGCCAGCGTGCTCTCCCGCGGTCTGATTGCGGAGCACCAGGGCGAACTGTGGGTTGCCAGCCCGCTGAAAAAGCAGCGCTTCCGCTTAACCGACGGGCGCTGCATGGAAGATGAAAGCTTCTCGGTCAAACACTACGACGTCCGCGTGAAGGACGGCAAGGTGCAGCTGAAAGGGTAA
- the cysG gene encoding siroheme synthase CysG encodes MDHLPIFCQLRNRDCLLVGGGDVAERKARLLLEAGARLTVNALTFAPQFDVWAQEGMLTQVQGEFDESLLDTCWLTIAATDNDDVNQRVSDACEARRIFCNVVDAPKEASFIMPSIIDRSPLMIAVSSGGRSPVLARLLREKLEAVLPQHLGQIAQYAGLLRSRVKQTFATVGERRRFWEKFFVNDRLAQSLANQDTKAVEETTEQLLSEPLDHRGEVVLVGAGPGDAGLLTLKGLQQIQQADIVVYDRLVSDDIMNLVRRDADRVFVGKRAGYHCVPQEEINQILLREAQKGKRVVRLKGGDPFIFGRGGEELETLCNAGIPFSVVPGITAASGCSAYSGIPLTHRDYAQSVRLVTGHLKTGSELDWHNLAAEKQTLVFYMGLNQAATIQAKLLEHGMEADMPVALVENGTAITQRVVDGVLTQLGELAQQVESPALIVVGRVVALREKLNWFSSH; translated from the coding sequence GTGGATCACCTGCCGATTTTTTGTCAATTACGCAACCGCGACTGCCTGCTCGTGGGCGGCGGCGATGTGGCTGAACGCAAGGCGCGCCTGCTGTTAGAGGCGGGCGCCCGACTGACCGTTAACGCCCTCACCTTCGCCCCACAGTTTGACGTCTGGGCGCAGGAAGGGATGCTCACCCAGGTGCAGGGCGAATTTGATGAATCCCTGCTGGATACCTGCTGGCTGACCATCGCCGCAACGGATAACGATGACGTTAACCAGCGCGTCAGCGACGCCTGCGAAGCGCGCCGCATCTTCTGTAACGTGGTGGATGCGCCGAAAGAGGCGAGCTTTATCATGCCGTCGATTATTGACCGTTCACCGCTGATGATTGCGGTGTCGTCCGGCGGGCGCTCGCCCGTTCTTGCTCGTCTGCTGCGGGAAAAACTGGAAGCCGTGCTGCCGCAGCATCTTGGCCAGATTGCCCAATACGCCGGGCTGCTGCGTTCCCGCGTGAAGCAAACCTTCGCAACCGTGGGCGAACGCCGTCGCTTCTGGGAAAAGTTCTTTGTCAATGACAGGCTGGCGCAGTCGCTGGCCAATCAGGACACCAAAGCCGTTGAAGAGACGACCGAACAGCTCCTGAGCGAGCCGCTGGATCATCGCGGTGAAGTGGTACTGGTGGGCGCAGGTCCCGGCGATGCGGGCTTGCTGACGCTGAAGGGTCTCCAGCAGATCCAGCAGGCGGACATCGTGGTGTATGACCGTCTGGTCTCTGATGACATCATGAATCTGGTACGCCGCGATGCTGACCGCGTGTTCGTCGGCAAACGGGCAGGTTATCACTGCGTACCGCAGGAGGAGATCAACCAGATCCTGCTGCGGGAAGCGCAGAAAGGTAAGCGTGTGGTGCGTCTGAAAGGGGGCGATCCCTTTATCTTTGGTCGCGGCGGCGAGGAGCTGGAAACTCTCTGCAACGCGGGCATTCCATTCTCCGTGGTGCCGGGTATTACGGCGGCATCCGGCTGTTCTGCCTATTCCGGCATTCCGTTAACCCATCGCGACTATGCCCAGAGCGTGCGCCTGGTGACGGGCCACCTGAAAACCGGCAGCGAGCTGGACTGGCATAATCTGGCCGCTGAAAAGCAGACGCTGGTCTTCTACATGGGGCTAAATCAGGCAGCCACGATTCAGGCGAAACTGCTGGAGCACGGCATGGAAGCAGATATGCCGGTCGCGCTGGTAGAAAACGGTACCGCCATTACGCAGCGCGTGGTCGATGGCGTGCTGACGCAGCTGGGTGAGCTGGCGCAGCAGGTTGAAAGCCCGGCGCTGATCGTGGTGGGCCGCGTGGTAGCACTGCGTGAAAAACTGAACTGGTTCTCCAGCCACTAA
- a CDS encoding YhfL family protein, whose product MFKLAKAAVLVGLLSTLTACTGHVQNTKNNCSYDYLLHPAISISKIIGGCGPAAQQ is encoded by the coding sequence ATGTTCAAACTGGCAAAAGCTGCCGTTCTGGTCGGCCTGTTATCAACTCTGACGGCCTGCACCGGTCACGTTCAAAATACTAAAAATAATTGCAGCTACGATTACCTGCTGCATCCGGCGATCTCCATTTCGAAGATCATCGGCGGTTGCGGCCCGGCGGCACAGCAGTAA
- the trpS gene encoding tryptophan--tRNA ligase: protein MTKPIVFSGAQPSGELTIGNYMGALRQWVSMQDDYHCIYCIVDLHAITARQDPEKLRKATLDTLALYLACGIDPEKSTIFVQSHVPEHAQLGWALNCYTYFGELSRMTQFKDKSARYSENINAGLFDYPVLMAADILLYQTNQVPVGEDQKQHLELSRDIAQRFNALYGDVFKVPEPFIPKSGARVMSLLEPTKKMSKSDDNRNNVIGLLEDPKSVVKKLKRAVTDSDEPPVVRYDVQNKAGVSNLLDILSGVTGQSIPELEKHFEGKMYGHLKGEVADAVSGMLTELQERYHRYRNDEAFLQKVMKEGAEKASARASETLKAVYEAIGFVAKP, encoded by the coding sequence ATGACTAAGCCCATCGTTTTTAGTGGCGCACAGCCTTCAGGTGAACTGACCATTGGTAACTACATGGGTGCGTTACGTCAGTGGGTGAGCATGCAGGATGACTACCACTGCATTTACTGCATCGTGGATTTGCATGCTATCACCGCGCGTCAGGATCCCGAGAAGCTGCGCAAGGCGACGCTCGATACGCTGGCGCTGTACCTGGCGTGCGGTATCGATCCAGAGAAGAGCACCATTTTCGTTCAGTCTCACGTACCAGAGCACGCGCAGCTGGGCTGGGCGCTGAACTGCTACACCTATTTCGGCGAGCTGAGCCGCATGACCCAGTTCAAGGATAAGTCTGCGCGCTACTCTGAGAACATCAACGCCGGTCTGTTTGACTATCCGGTGCTGATGGCGGCCGACATTCTGCTGTACCAGACCAACCAGGTGCCGGTGGGTGAAGACCAGAAGCAGCACCTGGAGCTGAGCCGCGATATTGCCCAGCGCTTCAATGCGCTTTACGGCGACGTGTTCAAAGTGCCTGAGCCGTTTATTCCGAAATCCGGCGCGCGCGTGATGTCCCTGCTGGAGCCGACCAAAAAGATGTCCAAGTCTGACGATAACCGCAACAACGTTATCGGCCTGCTGGAAGATCCGAAATCGGTGGTGAAAAAGCTCAAGCGTGCGGTGACCGACTCCGATGAGCCGCCAGTGGTGCGCTACGACGTGCAGAACAAAGCGGGCGTATCCAACCTGCTGGACATTCTCTCCGGTGTGACCGGACAGAGCATCCCTGAGCTGGAAAAACACTTTGAAGGCAAGATGTACGGCCACCTGAAAGGCGAAGTGGCAGACGCCGTTTCCGGCATGCTGACCGAGTTGCAGGAGCGCTATCACCGTTACCGTAACGACGAAGCGTTCCTGCAAAAAGTGATGAAAGAGGGCGCAGAAAAAGCCAGCGCGCGCGCCTCCGAAACCCTGAAAGCGGTGTACGAGGCGATTGGGTTTGTGGCGAAACCTTAA
- the gph gene encoding phosphoglycolate phosphatase, with amino-acid sequence MDKLQAIRGVAFDLDGTLVDSAPGLTSAVDQALYALELPVAGEERVVTWIGNGADVLMERALTWARQERASQRSAQGKPSVDHADIPQDEQQRILRKLFDRFYEETVEEGSFLFPDVAETLSALHAKGIPLGLVTNKPTPFVAPLLEALNIAKYFSVIVGGDDVQNKKPHPEPLLLVAGKLSLAPAELLFVGDSRNDILAARAAGCPSVGLTYGYNYGEAITLSEPDVVFDHFKDLLPALGLSHSEHQELNND; translated from the coding sequence ATGGATAAATTGCAGGCTATTCGGGGTGTAGCATTTGACCTCGACGGCACGCTGGTCGACAGCGCGCCAGGATTAACCAGCGCCGTCGATCAGGCGCTGTATGCCCTTGAACTCCCCGTTGCAGGCGAAGAGCGCGTCGTGACGTGGATTGGTAACGGTGCAGACGTGCTGATGGAGCGCGCGCTGACCTGGGCTCGTCAGGAGCGTGCCTCTCAGCGTTCCGCGCAAGGTAAACCGAGTGTTGACCACGCGGATATTCCCCAGGATGAGCAGCAGCGTATTCTGCGCAAACTGTTCGACCGTTTCTACGAAGAGACCGTCGAAGAGGGCAGCTTCCTGTTCCCGGATGTCGCTGAAACGCTGAGCGCGCTACATGCTAAAGGCATCCCGCTGGGGCTGGTGACTAACAAGCCGACACCGTTCGTTGCGCCTCTGCTGGAAGCGCTGAATATCGCGAAATACTTCTCCGTAATTGTGGGCGGCGATGACGTACAGAATAAAAAGCCGCATCCGGAACCGCTATTGCTGGTGGCAGGAAAATTATCCTTAGCACCTGCGGAGCTGCTCTTTGTCGGGGATTCCCGCAATGATATTCTGGCTGCCAGAGCGGCAGGTTGCCCGTCGGTTGGGTTGACCTACGGCTACAACTACGGTGAAGCCATTACGCTGAGTGAGCCGGACGTTGTGTTCGACCACTTCAAAGATTTGTTGCCCGCACTCGGGCTCTCGCACAGTGAACATCAGGAATTGAATAATGACTAA
- the rpe gene encoding ribulose-phosphate 3-epimerase, giving the protein MKQFLIAPSILSADFARLGEDTAKALAAGADVVHFDVMDNHYVPNLTIGPMVLKALRNYGITAPIDVHLMVKPVDRIVPDFAAAGASIITFHPEASEHVDRTLQLIKENGCKAGLVFNPATPLSYLDYVMDKLDVILLMSVNPGFGGQSFIPQTLDKLREVRRRIDESGYDIRLEVDGGVKVNNIGEIAAAGADMFVAGSAIFDQPDYKKVIDEMRRELAKVSHG; this is encoded by the coding sequence ATGAAACAGTTTTTGATTGCCCCCTCAATTCTGTCGGCCGATTTTGCCCGCCTGGGTGAAGACACTGCCAAAGCTCTCGCGGCTGGCGCGGATGTCGTCCATTTCGACGTTATGGATAACCACTACGTTCCCAACCTGACCATCGGTCCGATGGTGCTTAAAGCGCTGCGTAACTACGGGATCACCGCGCCCATTGACGTGCATCTGATGGTGAAACCGGTTGACCGCATCGTACCCGATTTCGCCGCGGCGGGTGCCAGCATCATCACTTTCCACCCGGAAGCCTCCGAACACGTTGACCGCACGCTACAGCTGATCAAAGAGAACGGCTGTAAGGCGGGGCTGGTCTTTAACCCGGCGACCCCGCTGAGCTATCTCGACTACGTGATGGACAAGCTGGACGTGATCCTGCTGATGTCCGTCAACCCGGGCTTTGGTGGTCAGTCATTTATCCCTCAGACCCTCGACAAACTGCGTGAAGTGCGCCGCCGTATCGATGAGTCTGGCTATGATATTCGTCTGGAAGTGGACGGCGGCGTGAAGGTCAATAACATCGGTGAGATTGCGGCGGCAGGGGCGGATATGTTCGTCGCAGGCTCCGCCATCTTCGATCAACCGGATTACAAAAAAGTCATTGATGAAATGCGCCGTGAACTGGCGAAGGTAAGTCATGGATAA
- the dam gene encoding adenine-specific DNA-methyltransferase — MKKNRAFLKWAGGKYPLLDDIKKHLPKGECLIEPFVGAGSVFLNTDFSRYILADINSDLISLYNIVKLRTDEYVEEARKLFTPENNNPDVYYQFRAEFNQSQDPFRRALLFLYLNRHGYNGLCRYNLRGEFNVPFGRYKRPYFPQDELYHFAEKAQNAEFYCLSYEKCMELAGVNSVVYCDPPYAPLSATANFTAYHTNSFSPAEQARLAEMAEKLVSKRIPVLISNHDTPDTREWYKAAKHFQVKVRRSISSNGGTRKKVDELLALYRP, encoded by the coding sequence ATGAAAAAAAATCGCGCTTTTCTGAAATGGGCAGGGGGGAAATACCCCCTGCTCGACGATATTAAAAAGCACCTGCCGAAAGGCGAGTGTCTTATCGAGCCCTTCGTGGGTGCTGGATCGGTGTTCCTGAATACCGATTTTTCTCGTTATATCCTGGCGGATATCAACAGCGACCTTATTAGCCTCTATAACATCGTCAAACTGCGTACCGATGAGTATGTGGAAGAGGCACGGAAGCTGTTTACGCCAGAGAACAACAACCCGGACGTCTACTATCAGTTCCGCGCTGAGTTTAATCAAAGCCAGGATCCGTTCCGTCGCGCGCTGTTGTTTCTTTATCTCAACCGCCATGGCTACAACGGTCTGTGCCGGTATAATCTGCGTGGCGAGTTTAACGTGCCGTTTGGCCGCTATAAGCGTCCCTATTTCCCGCAGGACGAGCTGTATCACTTTGCTGAAAAAGCGCAGAATGCCGAGTTCTACTGTCTCTCATATGAAAAGTGCATGGAACTGGCGGGCGTAAACTCGGTGGTCTACTGCGACCCGCCTTACGCGCCGCTGTCTGCCACGGCAAATTTCACCGCCTACCACACCAATAGCTTCAGCCCGGCCGAGCAGGCTCGTCTGGCTGAGATGGCGGAAAAGCTGGTCAGCAAAAGAATTCCGGTGTTAATTTCGAATCACGACACGCCTGATACGCGCGAATGGTACAAAGCCGCGAAGCATTTTCAGGTAAAAGTGCGGCGTAGCATTAGCAGCAACGGCGGCACACGTAAAAAGGTGGACGAACTTCTGGCGCTTTATCGACCCTGA
- the damX gene encoding cell division protein DamX, which translates to MDEFKPEDELKPDPSDRRTGRSRQSSERDNEPQINFDDVDLDADDRRPSRSRNARNEREDEEFESEEELMDEQPVERRPRKRKKAVAAKPASRQYIMMGLGVLVLVLLIVGIGSALKAPSTHSTEQTASAEKSIDLSGNDASNQANGAQPAPGTTSAEQTAGNTSAGQDISLPPVSSTPTQGQAPATPEGQQRVEVQGDLNNALMQPQNQEQVNAAVVNSTLPTEPATVAPVHGSNAQQQTAATETKPRQTQTAPRQERKQAVIEPKRETKPQAVAKAPETKAPAQTKPAVSQPVKAPTPAATAAPKATATTAAPAATTPAAPAAKTGASPGKTTGNVGSLQSASSSNYTLQLSSSSNYDNLNAWAKKSNLKNYVVYQTTRNGQPWYVLVSGIYASKDEAKRAVSTLPADVQAKNPWAKPIHQVQADLK; encoded by the coding sequence ATGGATGAATTCAAACCAGAAGACGAGCTGAAACCCGATCCCAGCGATCGTCGTACTGGTCGTTCTCGTCAATCTTCAGAACGTGATAACGAGCCGCAGATCAACTTTGACGATGTCGATCTGGATGCAGACGATCGTCGCCCTTCGCGTAGCCGCAACGCGCGCAATGAGCGTGAAGACGAGGAGTTTGAATCCGAAGAAGAGTTAATGGATGAACAGCCTGTTGAACGTCGACCGCGCAAGCGTAAAAAAGCGGTAGCGGCAAAACCGGCCTCCCGTCAGTACATCATGATGGGCCTTGGCGTTCTGGTGCTGGTATTGCTGATTGTCGGCATTGGTTCCGCGCTAAAAGCCCCTTCTACCCATTCTACCGAGCAGACCGCGTCTGCCGAGAAGAGCATCGACCTGTCTGGTAACGATGCGAGCAACCAGGCGAATGGCGCTCAGCCTGCGCCGGGCACCACTTCCGCAGAGCAGACCGCAGGCAACACCAGCGCCGGTCAGGATATCTCTCTGCCGCCTGTCTCTTCTACCCCGACTCAGGGCCAGGCGCCAGCTACGCCTGAAGGCCAGCAGCGTGTTGAGGTTCAGGGCGATCTGAACAACGCGCTGATGCAGCCGCAGAATCAGGAACAGGTTAACGCTGCCGTGGTGAACTCCACGCTGCCAACTGAACCAGCCACCGTTGCGCCAGTTCATGGCAGCAATGCCCAGCAGCAGACGGCGGCAACGGAAACCAAACCGCGCCAGACGCAGACTGCACCACGCCAGGAGCGTAAGCAGGCTGTGATTGAGCCGAAGCGTGAGACGAAACCACAGGCCGTGGCAAAAGCGCCAGAAACGAAAGCGCCAGCGCAGACAAAACCTGCGGTGAGCCAGCCGGTTAAAGCGCCAACGCCAGCAGCAACCGCTGCTCCGAAAGCGACGGCGACCACAGCGGCGCCTGCTGCAACAACACCTGCGGCTCCCGCAGCCAAAACGGGCGCTTCGCCAGGTAAAACGACGGGCAACGTGGGTTCTTTGCAGTCGGCCTCTTCCAGCAACTACACCCTTCAGCTGAGCAGTTCGTCTAACTATGACAACCTCAACGCCTGGGCGAAGAAATCGAATCTGAAAAACTACGTGGTTTATCAGACGACCCGTAACGGTCAACCGTGGTATGTGCTGGTGAGTGGTATTTATGCTTCCAAAGATGAAGCAAAACGTGCCGTTTCCACGCTGCCAGCCGACGTGCAGGCGAAAAACCCGTGGGCGAAGCCGATTCATCAGGTGCAGGCCGATCTGAAGTAA
- the aroB gene encoding 3-dehydroquinate synthase gives MERITVTLGERSYPITIAAGLFNDPASFLPLKAGDQAMLVTNETLAPLYLDRVRHLLEQAGVKVDSVILPDGEQYKSLTVLDTVFTALLQKPHGRDTTLLALGGGVVGDLTGFAAASYQRGVRFIQIPTTLLSQVDSSVGGKTAVNHPLGKNMIGAFYQPASVVVDLDCLKTLPARELASGLAEVIKYGIILDGEFFTWLEENMDALLRLDGQAMAYCIRRCCELKAEVVAADERETGLRALLNLGHTFGHAIEAEMGYGNWLHGEAVAAGMVMAARASERLGQFRPEETARIIALLKRAGLPVSGPQEMSAQAYLPHMMRDKKVLAGEMRLVLPLAIGKSEVRGGVPHEVVLGAIADCQQA, from the coding sequence ATGGAGAGGATTACAGTTACTCTAGGGGAACGTAGTTACCCTATCACCATCGCGGCTGGTTTGTTTAACGACCCAGCTTCCTTCTTACCACTGAAAGCGGGTGATCAGGCGATGCTGGTCACCAACGAGACGCTGGCTCCGCTTTATCTCGACCGTGTACGTCACCTGCTTGAGCAGGCGGGCGTGAAGGTCGACAGTGTGATTCTGCCCGATGGCGAGCAGTACAAAAGCCTGACGGTACTGGATACCGTCTTTACCGCACTTCTGCAAAAACCGCACGGTCGTGATACAACACTGCTTGCCCTGGGCGGCGGCGTTGTGGGCGATCTGACCGGTTTTGCAGCCGCCAGCTACCAGCGCGGCGTGCGCTTTATTCAAATTCCAACCACGTTGCTCTCACAGGTCGATTCTTCTGTGGGCGGTAAAACGGCGGTTAACCATCCGCTCGGCAAAAATATGATTGGCGCGTTCTACCAGCCTGCCTCGGTGGTGGTGGATCTCGACTGTCTGAAAACCTTGCCAGCGCGCGAACTGGCGTCCGGCCTTGCAGAAGTGATCAAATACGGCATTATTCTTGACGGGGAGTTCTTCACCTGGCTGGAAGAGAATATGGATGCGCTGCTGCGCCTCGACGGGCAGGCAATGGCCTACTGTATTCGCCGTTGTTGTGAGCTGAAAGCAGAAGTCGTTGCCGCAGATGAGCGTGAAACCGGCTTACGTGCTTTACTGAATCTGGGGCATACGTTTGGTCATGCGATCGAAGCCGAAATGGGCTACGGTAACTGGCTTCACGGTGAAGCTGTCGCTGCCGGAATGGTTATGGCGGCGCGTGCCTCTGAACGTCTGGGGCAGTTCAGGCCGGAAGAGACAGCACGTATCATCGCGTTGCTTAAACGTGCTGGCTTGCCGGTAAGTGGTCCGCAGGAAATGTCTGCGCAGGCGTACCTTCCCCACATGATGCGCGATAAAAAAGTATTAGCAGGTGAGATGCGTCTGGTACTCCCGCTTGCAATAGGGAAAAGTGAAGTGCGCGGCGGAGTGCCGCACGAAGTCGTACTTGGCGCTATTGCTGATTGTCAGCAAGCGTAA
- the aroK gene encoding shikimate kinase AroK — protein sequence MAEKRNIFLVGPMGAGKSTIGRQLAQQLNMEFYDSDQEIEKRTGADVGWVFDVEGEEGFRDREEKVINELTEKQGIVLATGGGSVKSRETRNRLSARGVVVYLETTIEKQLARTQRDKKRPLLQVETPPREVLEALADERNPLYEEIADVTIRTDDQSAKVVANQIIHMLESN from the coding sequence ATGGCAGAGAAACGCAATATCTTTCTGGTTGGGCCTATGGGTGCCGGCAAAAGCACTATTGGGCGTCAGTTAGCTCAACAACTCAATATGGAATTTTACGATTCTGATCAAGAGATTGAGAAACGAACCGGAGCGGATGTGGGCTGGGTCTTCGACGTAGAAGGCGAAGAAGGTTTCCGTGACCGAGAAGAAAAAGTGATCAACGAACTCACGGAAAAACAGGGCATTGTGCTGGCAACTGGCGGCGGCTCTGTAAAATCTCGCGAAACCCGCAACCGTCTCTCCGCCCGTGGCGTAGTGGTCTATCTTGAGACGACCATCGAAAAACAGCTGGCACGCACGCAGCGTGATAAAAAGCGCCCGTTGTTGCAGGTTGAAACACCGCCACGTGAAGTTCTGGAAGCTTTGGCCGATGAACGCAATCCTCTGTACGAAGAGATTGCTGATGTGACCATTCGTACTGACGATCAAAGCGCTAAAGTGGTTGCAAACCAGATTATTCATATGCTGGAAAGCAACTGA
- the hofQ gene encoding DNA uptake porin HofQ, whose translation MKIRIGLLLAVLSQPLWAATPKPVTLLVDDVPVVQILQALVAQEDRNLVVSPDVSGSLSLNLTRVPWRQALQTVVNSAGLVLREEGGIFYVHTAAWQREQQTRKEQERAQRLLDAPLHSHSIPFAYADAGELQKAAEKLLSPKGSLSVDKRTNRFLVRDNQTVVDMLQRWAVQMDLPVEQVELAAQIVTISEKSLRELGVKWNLADATEASKVGQVTTLGADLSVASATTHAGFNIGRINGRMLDLELSALEQKQQVDIIASPRLLASHMQPASIKQGSEIPYQVSSGESGATSVEFKEAVLGMEVTPVVLPGGRVRLKLHISENMPGQVLQQADGETLAIDKQEIETQVEVKSGETLALGGIFSQKNKTGRDSVPVLGNIPWLGQLFRHDGKDNERRELVVFITPRLVSIQ comes from the coding sequence GTGAAGATAAGGATAGGGCTGTTACTGGCGGTACTCAGCCAGCCCCTGTGGGCCGCGACGCCAAAACCGGTCACCCTGCTGGTGGATGATGTCCCGGTGGTGCAAATATTACAGGCGCTGGTAGCGCAGGAGGATCGCAATCTGGTGGTGTCGCCGGATGTCAGCGGTTCGCTTTCGCTGAATTTAACGCGGGTGCCCTGGAGGCAGGCGCTTCAGACGGTAGTGAACAGCGCCGGGCTGGTATTGCGGGAAGAGGGCGGCATTTTTTATGTGCATACGGCGGCCTGGCAACGGGAGCAACAGACGCGTAAAGAGCAGGAGCGGGCCCAGCGTCTGCTCGACGCCCCGCTGCACTCTCACAGCATTCCGTTTGCTTATGCGGATGCGGGCGAATTGCAAAAAGCGGCGGAAAAGCTCTTAAGCCCGAAAGGCAGTCTCTCCGTCGACAAGCGCACCAACCGTTTCCTGGTCAGGGATAACCAGACGGTGGTGGATATGCTCCAGCGCTGGGCTGTGCAGATGGATCTGCCCGTCGAGCAGGTGGAACTGGCGGCGCAGATTGTGACCATCAGTGAAAAAAGCCTGCGTGAACTGGGGGTGAAATGGAACCTCGCTGACGCAACGGAGGCCAGTAAAGTGGGTCAGGTCACGACGCTGGGTGCGGACCTGTCGGTGGCCAGTGCGACCACCCACGCAGGGTTTAACATCGGGCGCATCAACGGCAGGATGCTGGATCTTGAGTTGTCGGCGCTTGAGCAAAAGCAGCAGGTGGATATCATCGCCAGCCCGCGGCTGCTGGCATCGCACATGCAGCCGGCCAGCATCAAGCAGGGCAGCGAAATTCCGTATCAGGTTTCCAGCGGCGAGAGCGGGGCGACATCCGTTGAATTTAAAGAAGCGGTATTAGGCATGGAGGTCACGCCGGTGGTTCTGCCGGGTGGTCGTGTGCGCCTGAAATTGCATATCAGTGAAAATATGCCCGGCCAGGTGCTGCAACAGGCAGACGGCGAAACGCTGGCGATCGATAAGCAGGAGATCGAAACGCAGGTTGAGGTAAAAAGTGGGGAAACGCTCGCGCTGGGCGGGATCTTTTCGCAAAAGAATAAAACCGGACGCGACAGCGTGCCCGTGCTGGGCAACATTCCGTGGCTGGGTCAGCTGTTCCGCCATGACGGAAAAGATAACGAACGGCGCGAGTTAGTGGTGTTTATCACGCCACGTCTGGTCAGTATTCAGTAA
- a CDS encoding HofP DNA utilization family protein — MRSKARLVILLSPLFLTGMRDPFSVPEERCAAGQLSQWRYQGIVSGSRDIGLMQDGQKRWHRVKTQMRLPTGWRVSAIDRQQLTVDVGDMCEPKRWTWQREGTKKSEDKDRAVTGGTQPAPVGRDAKTGHPAGG; from the coding sequence ATGCGCAGTAAAGCCCGTTTAGTCATCCTGCTTTCTCCGCTTTTCCTGACCGGGATGCGGGATCCCTTCTCTGTGCCGGAAGAGCGTTGCGCAGCCGGGCAGCTCAGCCAGTGGCGGTATCAGGGGATAGTCAGCGGCAGCAGGGATATCGGCCTTATGCAGGACGGGCAGAAACGCTGGCACCGGGTAAAAACGCAGATGCGGTTACCGACAGGCTGGCGGGTGAGCGCGATAGATAGACAACAACTGACCGTTGATGTCGGCGATATGTGCGAGCCGAAGCGATGGACATGGCAACGAGAAGGAACGAAAAAAAGTGAAGATAAGGATAGGGCTGTTACTGGCGGTACTCAGCCAGCCCCTGTGGGCCGCGACGCCAAAACCGGTCACCCTGCTGGTGGATGA
- a CDS encoding PilN domain-containing protein yields the protein MSMPNLLPWRRQQRNQRLRFWGLLFAASLLVMLAGGFSLRATQSLALQALQSELAGTRAVQKVLRARQPQSAGLKTPSPPSDPAWQPALESLASAMPRQAWLTALRYQPPSLTLTGYTTSLPALAAMTDALKRVTGFNPGPAGELQQDSLGRWMFSFKLHSRR from the coding sequence ATGAGCATGCCCAATCTTTTACCCTGGCGTCGGCAGCAACGTAATCAGCGCCTGCGTTTCTGGGGGCTGCTGTTTGCCGCCTCATTGCTGGTGATGCTGGCGGGTGGTTTCAGTCTGCGGGCGACGCAGTCTCTCGCGTTACAGGCGTTGCAGAGCGAACTGGCGGGGACTCGGGCGGTGCAGAAAGTATTGAGAGCCCGTCAGCCGCAGTCAGCGGGGCTGAAAACCCCTTCGCCGCCGTCTGATCCGGCCTGGCAACCCGCGCTGGAATCGCTTGCCAGCGCAATGCCCCGGCAGGCGTGGCTGACGGCGCTGCGTTATCAGCCACCCTCGCTGACCCTGACCGGCTATACCACTTCACTGCCAGCGCTCGCAGCCATGACCGATGCGCTGAAAAGGGTGACGGGATTTAACCCCGGACCGGCAGGCGAACTGCAACAGGATAGCCTGGGGCGATGGATGTTCTCTTTTAAACTGCATAGCCGGAGGTAG